One segment of Cohaesibacter intestini DNA contains the following:
- a CDS encoding LysR family transcriptional regulator, producing the protein MEASWDDLKLFLIVAEGGGLSAASARTGISAPTIGRRMLALERTMNRILFERSRRGYELAADGICLLERVREMATISGAITQWHSGAFGDPFVGIAGDSWLAMFLAQRNKALSHGPGDIRFCCFDAHEGLNMSNRDSDIAIISNPPQTGNFAVRPSVHVAYAVYQAQDLGEDADRPWVSLGKEDARFASERWVYERHDLEIYGWTNSPHVLFQMIKAGQGRSVLPCFLGDAAPELIRASDVIEELTVRLHLVVNDDDRHRPEIRTMIERLSRLLEDNRALFAGECPAGLLIGR; encoded by the coding sequence ATGGAAGCAAGTTGGGATGATCTGAAACTGTTTTTGATTGTTGCCGAGGGTGGGGGGCTGTCGGCCGCGTCGGCGCGCACGGGCATTTCAGCGCCGACCATCGGACGGCGCATGTTGGCTCTTGAGCGGACAATGAATCGCATTTTGTTTGAGCGTTCGCGCCGCGGATATGAACTGGCTGCTGATGGGATTTGCCTGCTTGAGCGTGTGCGTGAAATGGCCACAATCTCGGGCGCGATTACGCAGTGGCATAGCGGGGCCTTTGGCGATCCCTTTGTCGGCATTGCGGGGGATTCGTGGCTGGCGATGTTTCTTGCTCAGAGGAACAAGGCATTGTCGCACGGTCCGGGGGATATTCGTTTTTGCTGTTTCGATGCCCATGAGGGCCTGAATATGAGCAACCGGGACAGCGATATTGCCATCATTAGCAACCCGCCGCAGACGGGCAATTTTGCTGTGCGTCCGTCGGTGCATGTGGCCTATGCGGTTTATCAAGCACAGGATCTTGGTGAGGATGCGGATCGCCCTTGGGTCTCACTGGGCAAGGAAGATGCGCGCTTTGCTTCAGAGCGGTGGGTCTATGAGCGGCACGATCTGGAGATTTATGGCTGGACCAACAGCCCGCATGTGCTGTTCCAAATGATAAAAGCGGGGCAGGGGCGCAGTGTTTTGCCCTGCTTTCTTGGCGATGCTGCGCCGGAGCTCATAAGGGCCAGTGATGTGATTGAGGAGCTGACGGTTCGTCTGCATTTGGTGGTCAATGACGATGATCGCCATCGGCCAGAAATCCGCACGATGATCGAGCGGCTGTCGCGCTTGCTGGAAGACAATCGGGCTTTGTTTGCCGGAGAGTGCCCCGCCGGATTGTTGATTGGGCGTTAA
- the rlmN gene encoding 23S rRNA (adenine(2503)-C(2))-methyltransferase RlmN gives MDTASLAADAATPAAADNPAASETVAIETSHGYSWPALDPDKLNLVGMDRGDLGEAMRRIGVAEKQIRMRVNQLWHWIYIRGATSFDQMTNISKDLRSKMALVYTVTHPELVAEQISVDGTRKWLLRFPPRGAGKPVEVETVYIPDENRGTLCVSSQVGCTLNCTFCHTGTQKLVRNLTSEEIVAQLRVAREMLNDFPEREPETGAIVPKAGRFVSNVVMMGMGEPLFNYDHVKTAMLIMSDGDGLSISKRRVTLSTSGHVPNIERIGAEAGCMLAISLHATNDELRDELVPINKKWPLKELLEACRTYPGVSNAKRITFEYVMLKGVNDSIDDARQLVKMLRGIPAKINLIPFNPWPGTQYECSDWEQIEEFADFINRAGYASPVRTPRGRDIFAACGQLKSETERLRKVERDKLEAELAALERMRLANLAGDGHDDDMEGDD, from the coding sequence ATGGACACTGCATCCCTTGCGGCAGACGCCGCCACGCCCGCTGCTGCCGACAATCCAGCCGCGTCTGAAACTGTCGCTATTGAAACCAGCCACGGTTATAGCTGGCCAGCCCTTGATCCGGACAAGCTCAATCTTGTCGGCATGGATCGCGGTGATCTGGGCGAAGCCATGCGCCGGATCGGTGTTGCGGAAAAACAGATCCGCATGCGCGTTAACCAGCTCTGGCACTGGATCTATATTCGCGGCGCGACCTCGTTCGATCAGATGACCAACATCTCCAAGGATCTGCGCTCCAAGATGGCTCTGGTCTACACAGTAACCCATCCCGAACTGGTCGCCGAGCAGATTTCGGTTGATGGCACTCGCAAATGGCTGCTGCGTTTCCCGCCGCGCGGCGCTGGCAAGCCAGTGGAAGTGGAAACGGTCTATATTCCGGATGAAAATCGCGGCACCCTGTGTGTTTCCTCTCAGGTTGGCTGCACACTCAACTGCACCTTCTGCCACACCGGCACCCAGAAGCTGGTCCGCAACCTGACGTCGGAAGAAATCGTTGCCCAGCTGCGCGTCGCGCGCGAAATGCTCAATGACTTCCCCGAGCGTGAGCCGGAAACCGGAGCCATTGTGCCAAAGGCGGGGCGCTTCGTTTCCAACGTCGTGATGATGGGCATGGGTGAGCCGCTCTTCAACTATGACCATGTCAAAACGGCCATGCTGATCATGTCCGACGGTGATGGCCTGTCCATTTCCAAGCGCCGCGTCACCCTGTCGACCTCGGGCCATGTGCCAAATATCGAGCGAATCGGTGCGGAAGCGGGCTGCATGCTGGCCATTTCCCTGCACGCCACCAACGATGAGCTGCGCGACGAACTGGTTCCGATCAACAAAAAATGGCCTCTCAAAGAGCTGCTTGAAGCCTGCCGCACCTATCCCGGCGTCTCCAATGCCAAACGGATCACCTTTGAATATGTGATGCTCAAAGGGGTCAACGATTCCATTGACGACGCCCGCCAACTGGTCAAGATGCTGCGCGGCATCCCTGCCAAGATCAACCTCATTCCCTTCAACCCATGGCCGGGCACCCAATATGAATGCTCCGACTGGGAACAGATCGAGGAATTTGCCGATTTCATCAACCGCGCAGGCTATGCCTCGCCGGTTCGCACGCCGCGCGGCCGTGATATTTTCGCCGCCTGTGGCCAGCTGAAATCGGAAACCGAGCGTCTGCGCAAGGTGGAACGGGACAAGCTCGAAGCCGAATTGGCCGCTTTGGAAAGAATGCGGCTGGCCAATCTTGCAGGCGACGGCCATGATGACGATATGGAAGGGGACGACTAG
- a CDS encoding invasion associated locus B family protein, with protein sequence MKSVKILGAATLFALSATAAFAQGAATRVEQFKDWGTYVFNDPQRGKMCFAVSQPKDMEPKNVNRDPVYFFITTRPREGVREEVNVITGYPYKEGSKTTIEVGSDRFTLYTSGDGAWLENAAEEARLVGAMRRGSSMIVRGTSRRGTLTVDTYSLSGVTAASRAAVDQCK encoded by the coding sequence ATGAAAAGCGTAAAAATCCTCGGTGCAGCCACCCTTTTCGCACTTTCCGCCACTGCAGCTTTTGCGCAGGGCGCAGCGACGCGTGTAGAGCAATTCAAGGACTGGGGCACATATGTCTTCAATGATCCGCAGCGCGGTAAGATGTGCTTTGCGGTCAGCCAGCCCAAGGACATGGAACCCAAGAATGTGAACCGCGATCCGGTTTACTTCTTCATCACCACACGTCCGAGAGAAGGTGTCCGCGAAGAAGTCAACGTGATCACCGGCTATCCTTACAAGGAAGGCTCCAAGACCACCATTGAAGTCGGCTCTGACCGCTTCACCCTTTACACCTCTGGTGATGGGGCATGGTTGGAAAATGCAGCCGAAGAAGCCCGTCTGGTTGGCGCCATGCGCCGCGGCTCTTCGATGATCGTGCGGGGCACATCCCGCCGCGGCACTCTGACCGTCGACACCTACTCCCTGTCTGGTGTCACGGCAGCCAGCCGCGCAGCGGTTGATCAGTGCAAATAG
- a CDS encoding DUF2798 domain-containing protein encodes MIPARFAHILFGLFLSGLMSFIVSGIATYRALGLMDGFMGEWIGSWLSAWAVAFPCVLVVAPIARRLVAFLVVKPDQPTS; translated from the coding sequence ATGATCCCTGCCCGCTTTGCTCACATACTCTTTGGCCTGTTTCTCTCCGGCCTGATGTCCTTCATCGTCTCTGGCATCGCCACCTATCGCGCTTTGGGCCTGATGGATGGCTTCATGGGCGAATGGATCGGCTCATGGCTTTCTGCTTGGGCAGTGGCCTTTCCCTGCGTGCTTGTCGTGGCGCCAATTGCCCGCCGTCTGGTGGCCTTTTTGGTGGTCAAACCGGACCAACCCACAAGCTGA
- a CDS encoding RNA methyltransferase: MRGYFAIGVEGLSKEGNFGNLVRTAHAFGASFFFTVAAERTFNRPGTDTSRSSDHIPYYPWDNAESMQLPKDCRLVGVELTDDAVDLPSFRHPTKAAYILGPERGNLTAAMQERCEFIIKIPTLFCLNVATAGAIIMYDRVQSMGGFTDRPVRVGGPAELRTHQHGKPKFRSGVPDALKG; the protein is encoded by the coding sequence ATGCGGGGTTATTTCGCCATCGGCGTGGAAGGTTTGTCCAAGGAGGGCAATTTCGGCAATCTGGTGCGCACGGCCCATGCTTTTGGTGCCAGTTTCTTTTTCACGGTCGCAGCAGAACGCACTTTCAATCGGCCCGGCACCGACACCTCCCGCTCCTCTGATCATATCCCCTATTATCCATGGGACAATGCAGAAAGCATGCAGTTGCCCAAAGACTGCCGTTTGGTCGGTGTTGAGCTGACCGACGATGCGGTGGATTTGCCATCATTCCGCCATCCCACCAAGGCGGCCTATATCCTTGGACCAGAACGGGGCAACCTGACCGCCGCGATGCAGGAACGCTGCGAATTCATCATCAAGATCCCGACCCTTTTCTGTCTCAATGTCGCCACCGCTGGCGCGATCATCATGTATGACCGGGTCCAGTCGATGGGTGGTTTCACGGATCGTCCGGTGCGCGTTGGTGGCCCGGCGGAGCTCAGAACCCATCAGCATGGCAAACCCAAATTCCGCTCGGGCGTGCCAGACGCTCTTAAAGGCTAA
- a CDS encoding NADPH:quinone oxidoreductase family protein, which produces MRAVLCEAFGAAENLVLKEIDKPVAEEGQVLIRVRAAALNFFDTLIIRNKYQYTPDLPFSPAGEISGEIEAVGAGVDPARIGERVLAYIRWGGAREYVVVNAEEAILMPEALEFEQSAGLMITYGTTIYALKSRAKLQPGETLAVLGAAGGVGLAAVEIGKLMGARVIACASSDEKLDLCEVHGADLRVNYKLGDLKLALKGLTKGHGVDVVYDPVGGDLAEAALRATGWYGRFLVIGFASGTIPKMPLNLVMLKSVDLLGVFWGEAIVRNPEEHAQNMALIMQWVSEGKLKPHLHQSYPLEDTAKAIAAIQNREVKGKVVITL; this is translated from the coding sequence ATGCGCGCGGTGCTGTGTGAGGCGTTCGGGGCGGCCGAAAATCTGGTTCTCAAAGAGATCGACAAGCCCGTGGCCGAAGAGGGGCAGGTGTTGATCCGGGTCCGGGCGGCGGCGCTCAATTTTTTCGACACGCTGATCATTCGCAACAAATATCAATATACGCCTGATTTGCCCTTCTCGCCCGCAGGCGAGATTTCCGGTGAGATCGAAGCGGTCGGTGCGGGTGTGGATCCGGCCCGCATCGGCGAGCGGGTCCTTGCCTATATCCGCTGGGGCGGAGCGCGGGAGTATGTGGTGGTCAATGCGGAGGAAGCCATCCTGATGCCCGAGGCTTTGGAGTTTGAGCAATCCGCCGGGCTGATGATCACCTATGGCACGACCATCTATGCGCTGAAAAGCCGGGCGAAGCTGCAGCCGGGGGAGACCCTTGCGGTGCTAGGGGCGGCTGGCGGGGTTGGGCTTGCGGCGGTGGAGATCGGCAAGCTGATGGGCGCGCGGGTGATCGCCTGTGCCTCGTCCGATGAAAAGCTTGATCTGTGCGAGGTCCATGGCGCTGATTTGCGGGTCAATTACAAGCTTGGTGATTTGAAACTGGCGCTGAAGGGCCTGACCAAAGGGCACGGGGTCGATGTTGTTTATGATCCGGTCGGCGGGGATCTGGCGGAAGCGGCGCTCAGGGCAACTGGCTGGTATGGGCGTTTTCTGGTGATCGGCTTTGCCTCCGGCACGATCCCGAAAATGCCGCTCAATCTGGTGATGCTGAAAAGTGTCGATCTGCTCGGCGTCTTCTGGGGCGAGGCAATCGTCCGCAACCCCGAAGAGCATGCACAGAATATGGCCTTGATCATGCAATGGGTGAGTGAGGGCAAGCTGAAGCCGCATTTGCACCAGAGCTATCCATTAGAAGACACCGCCAAGGCCATTGCCGCCATTCAAAATAGGGAAGTGAAGGGCAAAGTGGTGATTACCCTTTAA
- a CDS encoding YkvA family protein, with protein sequence MPPEQAAEDEKGHRDAKTARKASEVRKQFWSVIAKAAKQLPIIEEIVAGYYCAFDRNTPFKVRLTLIGALAYFVLPLDVVPDFIVGIGFADDVALLTYVLKTVHNNITDTHRLRAKQALSEHDIHVER encoded by the coding sequence TTGCCACCCGAACAGGCGGCTGAGGATGAAAAGGGCCATCGCGACGCCAAAACGGCCCGCAAGGCATCCGAGGTCCGCAAGCAATTCTGGTCCGTCATCGCCAAGGCAGCAAAACAACTGCCGATCATCGAGGAAATTGTCGCGGGTTACTATTGCGCCTTTGACCGCAACACCCCCTTCAAGGTGCGCCTTACCCTGATTGGTGCGCTGGCCTATTTCGTCCTGCCCCTTGATGTGGTGCCCGATTTCATCGTCGGCATTGGCTTTGCCGATGATGTCGCCCTGCTGACTTATGTGCTCAAAACCGTGCACAACAACATCACCGACACCCACCGCCTGCGGGCCAAGCAGGCCCTGTCCGAGCATGACATTCATGTCGAGCGATAA
- the sigJ gene encoding RNA polymerase sigma factor SigJ — translation MTNRSNDQIFTRTRPMLMGLAYRILGSHHDAEDVVQDVYETWLTKAADDTIQKPENWLALACSRKAIDRLRARKRQRETYPGEWLPEPVRTDQEESAEHQILLSESLTTAFLLVLEKLTPKERAAYLLRDVFQTDYQDIAELLAIEATTCRQLVSRARKRLTQERDHKAPPPRQQKQLVSAFHQAITDGNMDGLRSLLAADVSLYADAGGKATSISKPVFGAKAVGKFFDKVLLPIWQESNGILADIELNGQPGLTLHIDGKLDSAITFAFDSNRQVEGIFIIRNPDKLTRLDRTVPLT, via the coding sequence ATGACCAACAGATCCAACGATCAGATTTTCACGAGAACCAGACCCATGTTAATGGGTCTGGCCTATCGCATTCTCGGCTCGCATCACGATGCCGAGGATGTGGTTCAGGATGTCTATGAAACCTGGTTGACCAAAGCCGCTGATGATACCATCCAAAAACCGGAAAACTGGTTGGCCCTTGCCTGCAGCCGCAAGGCGATCGATCGGTTAAGAGCGCGCAAAAGGCAGCGGGAAACCTATCCCGGCGAATGGCTGCCAGAACCGGTCCGGACCGATCAGGAAGAAAGTGCGGAACATCAGATCCTGCTGTCTGAAAGCCTGACAACGGCCTTTCTGCTGGTTCTGGAGAAACTCACTCCGAAGGAACGGGCCGCCTATTTGCTGCGCGATGTGTTCCAGACCGACTATCAGGACATTGCCGAACTGCTCGCCATCGAGGCCACCACCTGTCGCCAGCTTGTCAGCCGGGCGCGCAAACGTCTTACACAAGAGCGCGACCATAAAGCCCCCCCACCCCGACAACAAAAACAGCTGGTCTCGGCCTTCCATCAGGCCATAACGGACGGCAATATGGACGGTCTTCGCTCCCTGCTTGCTGCCGATGTGTCTCTTTATGCCGATGCGGGTGGCAAGGCCACATCCATCAGCAAACCGGTCTTCGGGGCCAAGGCAGTCGGCAAATTCTTTGACAAGGTGCTGCTGCCCATTTGGCAGGAAAGCAATGGCATCCTTGCGGATATCGAGTTGAACGGCCAACCGGGTCTGACCCTTCACATCGATGGAAAGCTCGATTCAGCCATCACTTTTGCCTTTGATTCCAACCGGCAGGTGGAAGGCATCTTCATCATTCGCAATCCCGACAAACTGACGCGTCTTGATCGCACGGTGCCTCTGACATGA
- a CDS encoding carboxymuconolactone decarboxylase family protein — translation MSQTNPVNFYSEAETLVPHLVAIETELGNHANRKLNHLVALRASQINQCAYCVQMHVREALADGESQERLDRLIVWRHVSDFSPAEKAVFAYTEALTNPHPDVDLSPLRGALREHFDDQAIAYLTAKIAMINLWNRIQIANH, via the coding sequence ATGAGTCAAACCAACCCCGTCAATTTCTACTCCGAAGCAGAAACACTTGTGCCCCATCTGGTCGCCATTGAGACCGAGCTGGGCAACCACGCCAACCGGAAGCTCAACCATCTGGTGGCCCTGCGTGCCTCCCAGATCAATCAATGCGCCTATTGCGTTCAGATGCATGTCAGGGAAGCCCTGGCTGACGGAGAAAGCCAGGAGCGTCTTGACCGCCTGATTGTCTGGCGTCATGTTTCAGACTTCAGCCCGGCGGAAAAGGCGGTCTTTGCCTATACGGAAGCTTTGACAAACCCACACCCCGATGTGGATCTCTCACCCCTGCGCGGTGCGCTGCGCGAGCATTTTGACGACCAAGCGATTGCCTATCTGACGGCCAAGATTGCCATGATCAATCTGTGGAACCGCATTCAGATCGCCAATCATTGA
- a CDS encoding SDR family NAD(P)-dependent oxidoreductase, translated as MKITKGMAAIVTGGASGLGEATARALAAQGARVALFDMNSERGEKVAAAIGGLFCLVDVTNEASVDAGLAAARAAHGQERVLVNCAGIVAGKKTVGKDRETGLFKSHDLSLFSKVIQVNLVGSFHMITKCATGMAGEAAMDDNGGRGVVVNTASIAATDGQMGQAAYSASKGGIMGFTLPVARDLAQLGIRVCTIMPGLFHTPMFDSLPPDVVESLGAKTPFPARLGKGEEYAKLALHIIDNDMLNGESIRLDGAIRLEPR; from the coding sequence ATGAAAATTACAAAAGGGATGGCGGCAATCGTCACTGGCGGCGCGTCGGGACTGGGGGAAGCAACCGCTCGGGCTCTGGCCGCTCAGGGGGCAAGAGTGGCCTTGTTCGACATGAATAGCGAGCGTGGAGAGAAGGTGGCTGCAGCCATTGGCGGGCTTTTCTGTCTGGTGGATGTGACCAATGAAGCAAGCGTGGATGCCGGTCTTGCCGCCGCCCGCGCCGCCCATGGACAAGAACGGGTGCTGGTCAATTGCGCGGGCATCGTGGCGGGCAAGAAAACGGTTGGCAAGGATCGCGAGACCGGTCTTTTCAAGTCTCATGACCTGTCGCTCTTTTCCAAGGTCATTCAGGTCAATCTGGTTGGCAGCTTTCACATGATCACCAAATGCGCCACCGGCATGGCGGGCGAAGCGGCGATGGATGACAATGGCGGTCGAGGGGTGGTGGTCAACACCGCTTCGATTGCGGCGACCGACGGGCAGATGGGGCAAGCGGCCTATTCGGCTTCGAAGGGCGGGATCATGGGGTTCACCTTGCCGGTGGCCCGCGATCTGGCACAGCTCGGCATCCGGGTTTGCACCATTATGCCGGGCCTGTTCCATACGCCGATGTTTGATAGTTTACCGCCGGATGTGGTGGAGTCGCTCGGGGCCAAGACGCCATTCCCGGCGCGGCTGGGCAAGGGCGAGGAATATGCCAAGTTGGCGTTGCATATCATCGACAATGACATGCTGAATGGCGAAAGCATCCGCCTTGATGGCGCGATCCGGCTGGAGCCGCGCTAG
- the purH gene encoding bifunctional phosphoribosylaminoimidazolecarboxamide formyltransferase/IMP cyclohydrolase produces the protein MSVAPLSVTAPEITSVKRALLSVSDKTGIIDLAKALADKGVELISTGGTRGAIAEAGIPVKDISEITDFPEIMDGRVKTLHPRVHGGLLGARTVEAHAAAMKEHNIPEIDLVVVNLYPFEETIKKGADYATTVENIDIGGPAMIRASAKNHAFVTTLVDPSDYAELLALINEHGGMPYEARKRFAAKAFSRTAAYDAAISGWFAQELAIEAPTYRAFGGELAEVMRYGENPHQEAGFYKTASTRPGVATATQLQGKQLSYNNINDTDAAFELVSEFDPAVSSAVAIIKHANPCGVATGASLKDAYEKALACDPVSAFGGIVALNQTLDEESAAEIIKIFTEVIIAPDATDAAKALIATKKNLRLLLTGGIADPREEGTTVKSVSGGLLVQSRDNGNVDDLDLKIVTKRQPSEQELADLKFAFRVCKHVKSNAIVYVKDGATVGVGAGQMSRVDSARIAARKAEDAAEAAGMAEPLTKGCVVASDAFFPFADGLLAAAAAGATAVIQPGGSMRDQDVIDAADEAGLAMVMTGMRHFRH, from the coding sequence ATGTCCGTAGCTCCTCTTTCTGTTACCGCGCCGGAAATCACTTCCGTCAAGCGCGCTTTGCTCTCCGTTTCCGACAAGACCGGAATCATCGACCTCGCCAAGGCTCTGGCCGACAAGGGCGTTGAGCTGATCTCCACCGGTGGCACCAGAGGCGCAATCGCAGAGGCTGGCATCCCGGTGAAGGACATTTCCGAAATCACCGATTTCCCGGAAATCATGGATGGCCGCGTCAAGACCCTGCATCCCCGCGTCCATGGCGGCCTGCTCGGTGCCCGCACCGTCGAAGCCCATGCGGCTGCAATGAAAGAGCACAATATCCCGGAAATCGACCTTGTGGTGGTCAATCTCTATCCGTTCGAAGAGACCATCAAAAAGGGCGCCGACTATGCGACCACCGTTGAAAATATCGATATCGGCGGCCCGGCCATGATCCGCGCCTCTGCCAAAAACCATGCTTTCGTCACCACCCTGGTTGACCCAAGCGACTATGCCGAACTGCTCGCTCTGATCAATGAGCATGGCGGCATGCCATACGAAGCCCGCAAGCGCTTTGCTGCCAAAGCCTTCTCGCGCACCGCTGCCTATGATGCCGCCATCTCTGGCTGGTTTGCGCAAGAATTGGCGATCGAAGCCCCAACCTACCGCGCCTTTGGTGGCGAGCTGGCCGAAGTGATGCGCTATGGCGAAAATCCACACCAAGAGGCAGGTTTCTACAAAACCGCCTCCACCCGTCCGGGTGTGGCCACCGCAACCCAGCTGCAGGGCAAACAGCTCTCCTACAACAACATCAACGACACCGACGCAGCCTTTGAGCTGGTCAGTGAGTTTGATCCGGCGGTTTCCTCCGCGGTTGCCATCATCAAGCATGCCAATCCATGCGGCGTGGCCACCGGCGCCAGCCTGAAAGACGCCTACGAAAAGGCACTGGCCTGTGATCCGGTTTCGGCCTTTGGCGGCATCGTCGCCCTCAACCAGACCCTTGATGAAGAATCCGCCGCCGAAATCATCAAGATCTTCACCGAAGTGATCATCGCACCAGACGCCACCGACGCGGCGAAAGCGCTGATCGCAACCAAGAAAAATCTCCGCCTGCTGCTGACCGGCGGCATCGCTGATCCACGCGAGGAAGGCACCACCGTCAAGTCCGTCTCCGGTGGCCTGCTGGTTCAGTCCCGCGACAATGGCAATGTTGATGATCTCGATCTGAAGATCGTCACCAAGCGTCAGCCATCCGAGCAGGAACTGGCCGACCTGAAATTCGCCTTCCGCGTCTGCAAGCATGTGAAGTCAAACGCCATCGTCTATGTCAAGGATGGGGCCACCGTTGGTGTTGGCGCAGGCCAGATGAGCCGGGTCGATTCCGCCCGCATCGCCGCCCGCAAGGCCGAAGATGCTGCCGAAGCCGCAGGCATGGCCGAGCCGCTGACCAAAGGCTGCGTCGTCGCCTCTGACGCCTTCTTCCCCTTTGCCGATGGTCTGTTGGCTGCCGCTGCTGCGGGTGCCACGGCGGTCATCCAGCCTGGCGGTTCCATGCGTGATCAGGACGTCATCGATGCGGCGGATGAAGCCGGCCTCGCCATGGTCATGACCGGCATGCGCCACTTCCGACACTAA
- a CDS encoding heparinase II/III family protein, translated as MRRPNCHARYVPGCPERLLIAPQDLRTADPIVAEDIYAGLYVFAGQVENCEGRSPFLIMPPSREWVRELHAFRWLRHLKVSNASLTRAKAQSLVDDWITHSARLDAEAWSLPVVAERVFAWLNNSPLILQEADHDFYRRFLRALYLQVRFLRASSGAMPYTPDRLTVLMAELAGWLCFSGKERYVRSTSKRLVTELDSQILPDGGHVSRNPMVIVSTLLDLLPLRQTFLSRELELPEGLNRAIERMMPMLRFFRHPNGSFAHFNGAGATPADQIATIMAYDDTRGTPVSDASFSGYQRIEAGNSVLLMDTGSFPPIEQSIQAHAGTLSFELSSGVAPMVINCGAPSCRQAGWRELARSTAAHSTLTVQDKSTCPISPRPFDLDGRPLLCRDINVQSERTLEQGLETIKASHDAYGPDYGIRHRRQIWLSVNGRKIDGQDDLEAIGKGINKGRDGYAIRFHLHPTVQMERDSVENIVYLGLLNGEIWQFSAKDVDITIEDSVFLSDIHGIRPSKQLALYGFASHVSTIRWHFAHVTNA; from the coding sequence GTGCGCCGACCCAATTGTCATGCCCGCTATGTCCCCGGCTGTCCCGAGCGTTTGCTGATTGCACCACAGGATCTGCGCACCGCTGACCCGATTGTTGCCGAAGACATTTATGCAGGCCTCTATGTCTTTGCCGGACAAGTGGAAAATTGCGAAGGGCGGTCCCCGTTCCTGATCATGCCACCAAGCCGGGAGTGGGTGCGCGAACTGCATGCTTTTCGCTGGTTGCGCCATCTCAAGGTCTCCAATGCCAGTCTGACCCGGGCCAAGGCCCAGAGCCTTGTTGACGACTGGATCACCCATAGCGCCAGGCTTGATGCCGAGGCCTGGAGCCTGCCCGTTGTGGCCGAACGCGTTTTTGCCTGGCTCAACAATTCCCCATTGATCTTGCAAGAAGCCGACCACGATTTCTATCGCCGCTTCCTGCGGGCCCTCTACCTGCAGGTACGCTTCTTGCGGGCTTCCTCGGGGGCGATGCCTTACACGCCAGACCGTCTCACCGTGCTGATGGCCGAACTGGCTGGCTGGCTGTGCTTTTCCGGCAAAGAGCGCTATGTCCGCTCGACCTCGAAGCGTCTCGTCACCGAACTGGACTCGCAGATCCTGCCAGACGGCGGCCATGTCTCACGCAATCCGATGGTCATCGTGTCCACGCTGCTTGATCTGCTGCCCCTGCGCCAGACCTTCCTGTCGCGCGAGTTGGAACTGCCCGAAGGCCTCAACCGGGCCATCGAGCGGATGATGCCGATGCTGCGCTTCTTCCGCCATCCCAACGGCAGCTTTGCCCATTTCAATGGAGCAGGCGCAACCCCGGCGGACCAGATCGCCACCATCATGGCCTATGACGACACACGCGGCACACCCGTGTCGGATGCCTCCTTCTCCGGCTATCAACGAATCGAGGCAGGCAACAGTGTGTTGTTGATGGATACGGGCAGCTTCCCGCCAATCGAACAATCCATTCAAGCCCATGCTGGCACCCTGTCATTCGAACTGAGCTCCGGGGTCGCTCCGATGGTCATCAATTGTGGTGCCCCCTCTTGCCGTCAGGCCGGATGGCGTGAACTGGCCCGATCCACAGCGGCCCATTCCACTCTGACGGTGCAGGACAAATCCACCTGCCCAATCTCACCACGCCCGTTTGATCTGGATGGTCGCCCGCTGCTTTGTCGGGATATCAATGTCCAGTCCGAACGCACATTGGAGCAGGGCCTTGAAACCATCAAGGCCAGCCACGATGCCTATGGTCCCGACTACGGCATCCGGCACCGCCGTCAGATTTGGCTCTCGGTCAATGGCCGCAAGATCGACGGGCAGGATGATCTGGAAGCCATCGGCAAAGGCATCAACAAGGGCCGCGACGGTTATGCCATCCGCTTCCACCTGCATCCCACCGTCCAAATGGAACGGGACTCGGTCGAGAATATTGTCTATCTGGGATTGTTGAATGGTGAAATCTGGCAATTTTCTGCCAAGGATGTCGACATCACCATCGAGGATAGCGTGTTCCTGTCTGACATCCACGGCATCCGCCCCAGCAAACAGCTGGCGCTGTATGGCTTTGCCAGCCACGTTTCGACCATTCGCTGGCATTTTGCCCATGTCACCAATGCCTGA